One Deltaproteobacteria bacterium DNA window includes the following coding sequences:
- a CDS encoding type II toxin-antitoxin system VapC family toxin, with product MPKTERVLLLDTHVWLWLMSGEGDMKPSGVRVMEEAASQGLVRISAISVWEVAMLEAKGRIRLSKDCMAWVNEALGAPGIALVPLAPEIAVESSRLPGTFHGDPADRIIVATARREGAILLTRDKRILAYGKAKHLSVMAV from the coding sequence ATGCCGAAAACTGAACGTGTCCTGCTCCTCGATACTCACGTGTGGCTCTGGCTCATGAGCGGGGAAGGGGACATGAAGCCTTCCGGCGTCAGGGTCATGGAAGAAGCGGCATCTCAAGGACTTGTACGAATATCCGCCATCTCGGTGTGGGAAGTGGCGATGCTCGAAGCGAAGGGCCGGATCCGCCTGTCCAAAGACTGCATGGCGTGGGTCAATGAGGCGTTGGGCGCGCCGGGAATCGCATTGGTCCCCCTGGCGCCGGAAATCGCCGTGGAGAGCAGTCGTCTGCCGGGGACATTCCACGGCGATCCGGCCGACCGTATTATCGTCGCCACCGCCCGCCGGGAAGGGGCGATCCTGCTGACCCGGGACAAGAGGATACTTGCCTACGGGAAGGCGAAGCACCTGTCGGTAATGGCGGTCTGA
- a CDS encoding type II toxin-antitoxin system Phd/YefM family antitoxin gives MKISAGQFKAKCLKLMDEVKSRHGEVVITKRGKPVARLVPYEETPVEIHGFMKNTITIVGDVISPLGEKWDAEN, from the coding sequence ATGAAGATCTCCGCGGGACAATTCAAGGCGAAGTGCCTGAAGCTGATGGACGAGGTAAAGTCCCGTCACGGGGAAGTTGTAATAACCAAGCGGGGAAAGCCGGTCGCGAGGCTCGTTCCTTACGAGGAGACGCCGGTTGAAATCCACGGTTTCATGAAGAACACGATCACGATAGTCGGAGACGTCATCTCACCCTTGGGCGAGAAGTGGGATGCCGAAAACTGA
- the chrA gene encoding chromate efflux transporter, with protein MAARFPPGRLAEVAGYFLRLGITAFGGPAAHISMMHAEVVNRRKWLDNQRFLDLLGATNLIPGPNSTEMAIHLGFLRAGWAGLILGGLCFILPAVLVVTALAWAYVRFGSIPEIGSALYGIKPVIIAIIAKALWDLGRKAVKGPLTAAVGIAVLVLYFLGANEIVLLFAGGFAVLFAASIRRMGKGDVAGFFALFAGSGLPALGVVPFSLPVLFLVFLKIGAVLYGSGYVLLAFLRADFVVRLGWLTDRQLLDAVAIGQVTPGPVFTTATFIGYLLGGMPGALLATLGIFLPSFIFVAASFPFVQRLRGSATAGRFLDGVNVASLGLMAAVTWQLGRASFVDPQSVAIGLVSAVLLIRYEVNATWLVLGGAAAGLVHMLLQ; from the coding sequence TTGGCAGCCCGTTTCCCGCCGGGAAGACTGGCGGAAGTGGCCGGATACTTCCTGCGGCTCGGCATCACCGCCTTCGGCGGTCCCGCGGCGCACATATCCATGATGCATGCGGAGGTCGTCAATCGAAGGAAATGGCTGGATAACCAGCGCTTCCTCGACCTGCTCGGCGCCACGAACCTCATCCCGGGGCCGAATTCCACGGAAATGGCGATTCATCTCGGCTTCCTGCGCGCGGGATGGGCGGGCCTGATACTCGGAGGCCTCTGCTTCATTCTGCCCGCTGTTCTCGTCGTGACGGCACTTGCATGGGCTTATGTACGCTTCGGTTCCATTCCCGAAATCGGTTCGGCCCTGTACGGCATAAAGCCCGTCATCATCGCCATAATTGCAAAGGCGCTTTGGGACCTTGGGCGAAAAGCGGTCAAAGGCCCGCTGACGGCTGCAGTCGGGATTGCCGTACTTGTGCTCTATTTCCTCGGTGCCAACGAGATCGTCTTGCTGTTCGCCGGAGGGTTCGCCGTACTGTTCGCCGCGAGCATCCGCCGGATGGGAAAGGGTGACGTAGCGGGTTTCTTTGCGCTTTTCGCCGGATCGGGTTTGCCCGCTCTCGGTGTCGTGCCGTTCAGCCTGCCGGTGTTGTTCCTTGTGTTTCTGAAAATAGGGGCCGTTTTGTACGGCAGCGGCTACGTCCTGCTCGCTTTCCTGCGCGCCGATTTCGTCGTCCGCCTCGGTTGGCTCACCGACCGGCAGTTACTCGACGCAGTTGCCATCGGCCAGGTGACGCCCGGACCTGTCTTCACGACGGCAACGTTCATCGGTTACCTGCTCGGAGGCATGCCGGGGGCGCTGCTTGCGACCCTCGGCATCTTTCTGCCTTCCTTTATTTTCGTCGCCGCTTCTTTTCCTTTCGTTCAACGGTTGCGGGGGTCGGCCACGGCGGGGCGGTTTCTGGACGGCGTCAACGTCGCCTCGCTGGGCCTCATGGCCGCGGTGACCTGGCAGTTGGGCCGCGCCTCGTTTGTGGACCCGCAGTCAGTCGCGATCGGGCTCGTTTCGGCGGTCCTTCTCATCCGGTACGAAGTCAATGCGACATGGCTGGTGCTCGGTGGGGCGGCCGCCGGTCTTGTCCATATGCTCCTGCAATAA
- a CDS encoding helix-turn-helix transcriptional regulator — MKQEMKTITREILFSFWKVHILHHAGKEPVVGQWMLQELRRHGYEVSPGTMYPMLRRMERNGWLRCVTAAKGGLHARKSYYLTDKGRDVLDIILSQLEELRGEVSRGKRKR; from the coding sequence ATGAAGCAGGAAATGAAGACGATCACGCGGGAAATATTATTCAGCTTCTGGAAAGTTCACATCCTGCATCACGCCGGGAAGGAACCGGTCGTAGGGCAGTGGATGCTACAGGAGTTGCGCCGGCATGGCTACGAGGTCAGCCCGGGGACAATGTACCCGATGCTTCGCCGGATGGAACGCAACGGCTGGCTGCGTTGCGTGACGGCCGCCAAGGGGGGCCTCCACGCCCGGAAAAGCTACTACCTGACCGACAAGGGGCGTGATGTCCTCGATATCATCCTGTCGCAGCTCGAGGAACTTCGAGGCGAAGTCTCGCGCGGGAAAAGGAAAAGATGA
- a CDS encoding nitroreductase, whose amino-acid sequence MTGPAPASNDRQYAVCNTCTIMLVALCYERVRWFRVLREPLLLGMRVLSRWHRIDPRNFRVRTESCYGCIRFMKESLKEKSYVARRVNDLINPMFNRIRDSIVTEEEIAEAKRLAREATHPPE is encoded by the coding sequence ATGACCGGCCCAGCCCCCGCGTCGAACGACCGGCAGTACGCGGTCTGCAACACGTGCACGATCATGCTCGTCGCGTTGTGCTACGAGCGTGTCCGGTGGTTTCGCGTGTTGCGTGAACCGCTGCTGCTTGGGATGCGGGTTTTGTCACGGTGGCACCGGATCGACCCGCGAAACTTTCGGGTTCGAACCGAAAGCTGTTACGGGTGCATTCGCTTCATGAAGGAATCGCTGAAGGAGAAATCGTACGTTGCGCGGCGGGTGAACGACCTCATAAACCCGATGTTCAATCGTATCCGTGATTCCATCGTAACCGAGGAAGAAATCGCGGAAGCCAAACGCTTGGCGCGCGAAGCCACGCATCCCCCGGAATAG
- a CDS encoding PAS domain S-box protein codes for METALRIRTFVRRISENISALLRSRSVPWKIALVYAVVGVTWLLCEHYLLGGLAALKDILYLLASALLLYKISEYWVGVIRRQEIELGSIRERIRIVEHFRQMFEQNEEPILLFEPGTARIQDANPAAEALYGYTRQEMTVKGPSLFVVPVELPELEKRISGIDEHRRLVLDRVRHIRRDGENIIVSVRGKSIRLLEGGSISYCTFRDVTERIRMENEAITRQAQLIHASRMAALGTIVSGVAHEINNPNNLIMFNAPMIGKAWRDAEPVLEKFHQENGDFLLGGLPFSEMREIVPKLVDGISGGSARIRNIVGTLKEFARQDTRKQDCRVSANDVVKNAAAILNHEITKKCRNFRVSYDESDPAVQGCSQQLEQVVVNLIMNSLQALRDKNRAIRISTSFDRREGKTGICVEDEGEGMSEDVIKRLSEPFFSTRSEEGGLGLGLSISFSIIKEHGGTIEYRSEAGKGTAARIILPAAPESLEHQCRKSEVRILR; via the coding sequence ATGGAGACCGCACTCCGCATCCGGACATTCGTGAGACGGATATCCGAAAATATATCGGCGCTCCTCAGGAGCCGAAGCGTTCCCTGGAAGATCGCTCTCGTATACGCCGTTGTCGGGGTGACATGGCTCCTGTGCGAACATTACCTGCTCGGCGGTCTTGCAGCGCTCAAGGACATCCTTTACCTCCTCGCATCCGCCTTGCTGCTTTATAAAATCAGCGAATACTGGGTGGGCGTCATCCGGCGGCAGGAAATCGAGCTTGGATCGATCCGGGAACGCATCCGCATCGTGGAACACTTCAGGCAGATGTTCGAGCAGAATGAAGAACCCATCCTGCTTTTCGAGCCGGGGACCGCCCGAATCCAGGATGCAAATCCCGCTGCTGAAGCTCTATATGGATATACCCGGCAGGAAATGACAGTGAAGGGACCCTCCCTGTTCGTCGTACCGGTCGAGCTGCCGGAATTAGAGAAACGGATATCGGGCATAGACGAACATCGGCGGCTCGTCCTTGACAGGGTCCGGCACATCCGCAGGGACGGGGAAAATATCATCGTGTCGGTCCGCGGGAAGTCCATCCGACTGCTGGAGGGCGGCAGCATCAGCTACTGCACGTTCCGCGACGTCACGGAGAGAATCCGGATGGAAAACGAGGCCATCACTCGACAGGCGCAGTTGATTCACGCCAGCAGGATGGCGGCGCTCGGAACAATCGTCTCAGGCGTGGCGCACGAGATCAACAATCCGAACAACCTGATAATGTTCAACGCGCCCATGATAGGCAAGGCCTGGCGGGACGCCGAGCCTGTCCTCGAGAAGTTCCACCAGGAAAACGGCGATTTCCTCCTGGGCGGTCTCCCCTTTTCCGAAATGAGGGAGATCGTTCCCAAGCTGGTCGACGGAATCTCGGGCGGGTCCGCAAGGATCCGCAACATCGTGGGGACGCTGAAGGAGTTCGCGCGACAGGATACCCGGAAACAGGATTGCCGGGTCAGCGCAAACGACGTCGTGAAAAACGCCGCCGCGATACTGAACCACGAAATAACGAAAAAGTGCCGGAATTTCCGCGTCTCTTACGACGAGTCCGATCCGGCGGTCCAGGGATGCTCCCAGCAGCTGGAACAGGTCGTCGTCAACCTGATCATGAACTCGCTGCAGGCGTTGCGGGACAAAAACCGCGCGATACGCATCTCGACCTCCTTCGACCGCCGCGAGGGGAAAACCGGGATCTGCGTCGAGGACGAAGGTGAAGGGATGTCCGAAGATGTGATAAAGCGTCTTTCCGAGCCGTTCTTCTCCACGAGGTCGGAGGAAGGGGGCCTGGGTTTGGGCCTCTCCATATCCTTTTCCATCATCAAGGAGCACGGCGGAACCATCGAATACCGTTCCGAGGCGGGCAAGGGGACCGCCGCCCGCATTATCCTCCCGGCTGCGCCGGAATCGCTCGAACACCAATGCCGGAAGTCGGAGGTGCGGATTCTCAGATGA